A region of Paenibacillus sp. JNUCC-31 DNA encodes the following proteins:
- a CDS encoding MFS transporter: MRWLETYPKEVKIFLLASLVNATGSALMWPLTTMYVFDELGRTMANAGFVILIQSLGGIFGQLLGGALYHRVGVKKLIIGSLALNAVGLFALPWISAYWVVFICAMGWIGLFSSLSLPAIQAFIGFRFAERRGELFNVIYVANNIGVAIGTALSGFLADFSYHLSFVLNGVTSAGFAIFFWYYLSRAEPDQGEVHLTKHKTVQDGPGVWALLGNTRLYLFMSLGVLFLLFGNSIWNTGVSPYIISEGMEKRMYGLLWTLNGVLIFVGQPFTSWIKRTMARTSTAQMTASAVFYGMAYIVMITMYSYPGMVLAMVLATFGEMLISPATPAFISEHAGRSAPFYIGISGGIGAVGRVIGPYAMGVMYDKQGLIPVAWLATGMAGIAVLGFVLHAVLNRNREVKEYGVDA; the protein is encoded by the coding sequence ATGAGATGGCTGGAGACGTATCCAAAAGAAGTGAAAATATTTTTGCTGGCAAGTCTGGTTAATGCGACAGGCAGTGCCTTGATGTGGCCGCTGACCACGATGTATGTATTTGACGAGCTTGGGCGCACGATGGCGAACGCCGGGTTTGTCATTTTGATCCAGTCGCTGGGCGGCATTTTTGGGCAATTGCTCGGCGGTGCATTATATCACCGGGTCGGAGTGAAGAAGCTGATCATCGGATCGCTGGCGTTAAACGCGGTAGGTTTATTTGCTCTGCCGTGGATCAGTGCATATTGGGTTGTGTTCATATGTGCTATGGGCTGGATTGGCCTGTTCAGTTCATTGTCGCTGCCAGCGATTCAAGCCTTTATCGGCTTCCGGTTTGCGGAGCGACGCGGGGAATTGTTCAATGTGATCTATGTAGCCAACAATATCGGAGTGGCGATTGGTACGGCGCTCAGTGGTTTTCTGGCTGACTTTTCCTATCACCTCAGCTTTGTGCTGAACGGGGTGACTTCCGCCGGGTTTGCGATATTCTTCTGGTATTATCTGTCACGGGCAGAACCGGATCAGGGCGAAGTGCATCTGACCAAACACAAAACGGTTCAAGATGGTCCAGGCGTCTGGGCGCTGCTGGGTAACACCAGATTATATCTGTTCATGAGCCTGGGCGTACTGTTCCTGCTGTTCGGTAATTCCATCTGGAATACAGGGGTGTCTCCGTATATTATTTCCGAGGGTATGGAGAAACGAATGTACGGTCTGCTCTGGACCCTGAACGGGGTACTGATCTTTGTGGGACAACCTTTCACCAGCTGGATTAAGCGGACGATGGCTCGTACATCGACCGCTCAGATGACTGCAAGTGCGGTGTTCTATGGCATGGCCTACATCGTCATGATCACCATGTATAGCTATCCAGGTATGGTGCTTGCGATGGTACTGGCTACCTTTGGGGAAATGCTGATCTCACCTGCTACCCCGGCATTCATCTCAGAGCATGCGGGAAGATCGGCACCCTTCTACATCGGGATATCCGGTGGGATTGGTGCGGTCGGGCGGGTTATCGGGCCGTATGCGATGGGGGTCATGTACGACAAACAGGGACTGATCCCTGTAGCGTGGCTAGCGACAGGCATGGCGGGCATCGCGGTGCTTGGTTTTGTACTGCATGCGGTGCTGAACCGCAATCGTGAAGTGAAGGAGTACGGGGTGGACGCTTAA
- a CDS encoding molybdopterin-containing oxidoreductase family protein, with protein sequence MIDQENGVFPAVCPLDCPDTCGLLLHKENGKIVKVAGNPEHPITKGAICNKVRNMTERVYHPERLLYPMRRIGAKGEGQFERISWDEAIGEITAKFSSLSDTYGPESILPYSFYGNMGILGVDGMDRRFFNALGASKLEQTICNSAGNTGWKYTMGANRGTLPEDTEHADVILVWGGNIVSTNMHQVVLAEKARKKGAQIVVIDVHRNRTAQWGDWFIPLYPGTDSALALGLMHVLFEQGLTDEAFMQKYTVGHEALRDHVRSYTPERVARITGVPEADIVKLAELYGNAQAAHIHIGNGLQHHDNGGMNVRSVACLPAITGQWLKRGGGAIRTNSYASTNSDTLERPELRQNPKPRVVNMNRIGEALLEAEQPIRALMVYCSNPLVVAPDTERVERGFAREDLFTVVHDLFMTDTAKYADFVLPATSSFETTDLYTSYWHQYVHLQEPVIAPIGESKSNVELFSLLGQAMGYDPEIFGETPEQMIHEALQDTGNPYMNGVTLEGLKQHHFVKLDMSSHVSYLDQLPTPSGKIELYSETMAHKGLPPLPTYSALVEGYDGENPAGPADVYPLMFLSPPNHNFLNSTFANSAKHQRLEKMPLLQMHPEDAACRQVEDGDAVIVWNDRGRIELTAKVSESMLPGTVISQGLWWDGNGKKQRANSLTSNRLSDMGNGATFFSATVEVKRQ encoded by the coding sequence ATGATCGATCAGGAGAATGGCGTATTTCCGGCGGTTTGCCCGCTCGATTGCCCGGATACTTGCGGCCTGCTGCTTCATAAGGAGAACGGTAAGATTGTGAAGGTGGCGGGCAATCCGGAGCATCCGATTACAAAAGGTGCCATCTGTAACAAGGTCCGGAATATGACGGAGCGGGTATATCACCCCGAGCGGTTGCTATATCCGATGAGACGCATCGGAGCCAAGGGTGAAGGCCAGTTTGAACGAATCAGCTGGGACGAAGCCATCGGCGAGATTACGGCGAAATTCAGTTCACTGTCGGATACCTACGGACCAGAGAGCATCTTGCCATACAGCTTTTATGGAAACATGGGCATTCTTGGTGTGGACGGCATGGATCGTCGATTTTTCAATGCGCTTGGGGCGAGCAAATTGGAACAGACGATCTGTAATTCAGCTGGAAATACCGGCTGGAAATATACGATGGGTGCGAACCGGGGAACCTTGCCCGAAGATACGGAGCATGCCGATGTCATACTGGTGTGGGGCGGCAACATCGTAAGTACCAATATGCATCAGGTTGTGCTGGCGGAGAAAGCTCGCAAAAAGGGCGCCCAAATTGTTGTCATCGATGTTCATCGCAATCGAACCGCCCAATGGGGAGACTGGTTTATTCCACTCTACCCGGGTACAGACAGCGCACTGGCCCTCGGATTAATGCATGTACTGTTCGAGCAGGGACTGACAGATGAGGCTTTCATGCAAAAGTATACCGTTGGCCATGAGGCACTGCGTGATCATGTCCGCAGCTACACCCCTGAGCGCGTTGCACGTATTACGGGCGTGCCGGAAGCCGATATCGTGAAGCTGGCTGAGCTGTACGGCAATGCACAAGCAGCCCATATTCATATCGGCAATGGCCTCCAGCACCATGACAATGGTGGCATGAACGTACGCAGCGTAGCCTGTCTGCCTGCCATCACAGGCCAATGGTTGAAGCGCGGCGGTGGTGCTATCCGTACCAACAGCTATGCGAGCACCAATAGCGATACGCTCGAGCGTCCAGAGCTGCGGCAGAACCCGAAGCCGCGCGTGGTGAATATGAACCGGATTGGCGAAGCGCTGCTGGAAGCGGAGCAGCCGATCCGGGCGTTGATGGTCTACTGCAGCAATCCACTGGTAGTGGCACCGGATACCGAGCGGGTAGAGCGAGGTTTTGCACGGGAAGATCTGTTCACGGTTGTCCACGATCTGTTCATGACGGATACGGCGAAATATGCGGATTTCGTGCTGCCTGCGACGTCTTCGTTTGAAACGACGGATCTGTATACGTCCTACTGGCATCAGTATGTTCATTTGCAAGAGCCAGTCATTGCACCTATTGGTGAGAGCAAGAGCAATGTGGAACTGTTCTCTTTGCTTGGACAGGCGATGGGGTATGACCCGGAGATTTTCGGTGAGACACCGGAACAGATGATACATGAAGCGCTCCAGGATACGGGCAATCCCTATATGAACGGAGTAACATTGGAGGGGTTGAAGCAGCACCATTTCGTCAAGTTGGACATGTCCTCACATGTGTCCTATTTGGATCAACTGCCTACGCCTTCGGGGAAAATTGAACTGTATTCGGAAACGATGGCACATAAGGGATTGCCGCCGCTGCCTACGTACAGTGCACTGGTTGAGGGGTATGACGGGGAAAACCCGGCTGGACCTGCGGATGTCTATCCGCTGATGTTTCTGTCGCCACCGAACCATAACTTCCTGAATTCCACCTTTGCCAATTCGGCCAAACATCAACGTTTGGAGAAGATGCCATTACTGCAAATGCACCCGGAAGACGCCGCTTGCAGACAAGTGGAAGACGGGGATGCGGTGATCGTATGGAACGACCGTGGCCGGATCGAACTAACCGCCAAGGTGAGTGAATCGATGCTGCCAGGAACAGTGATCAGCCAAGGCTTATGGTGGGATGGCAATGGCAAGAAACAGCGGGCGAATTCGCTCACGTCCAATCGACTGTCTGATATGGGCAACGGGGCTACATTCTTCTCGGCCACTGTCGAAGTGAAGCGTCAATGA
- a CDS encoding formate/nitrite transporter family protein → MAAKTPLEVAQYTAHTGMKKAHNPVSSVLILSFLAGAFIALGFLLDIRVIASAPAEWGSLVNLIGGAVFPVGLMLVLIGGGELLTGNMMAVPLATIARKLSAGSMLKNLTLVTIGNFLGAIFVAYAFGHVLGLTAEGAYLTKVVDMAGHKLDDSFLQAFISGIGCNWLVALAVWLSYASDTMSGKVLGIWFPTMAFVAIGFQHVVANMFLIPAAIFEGHYSWGQYIMNFIPVWLGNLTGGALFVAAAYWMVYLRKLEPDVKPEMAMAAAQSVETEARPMWSKQA, encoded by the coding sequence ATGGCAGCAAAAACACCTCTTGAGGTTGCACAATATACGGCGCATACGGGGATGAAGAAAGCTCATAATCCGGTGTCCTCCGTATTAATACTCAGTTTTCTGGCAGGTGCTTTTATCGCGCTCGGATTTCTGTTGGATATTCGGGTCATTGCCTCTGCTCCGGCAGAGTGGGGCAGTTTGGTTAATTTGATTGGTGGAGCCGTGTTCCCGGTAGGTTTAATGTTGGTGCTGATTGGCGGTGGGGAGCTGCTTACTGGCAATATGATGGCTGTTCCACTCGCGACGATTGCACGCAAACTGTCCGCAGGCAGCATGTTGAAGAATCTCACCTTAGTAACAATAGGTAATTTCCTTGGGGCGATCTTTGTGGCCTATGCTTTTGGGCATGTGCTCGGTCTGACGGCAGAGGGTGCCTATTTGACGAAAGTGGTTGATATGGCTGGACACAAGCTGGACGACAGCTTCCTTCAGGCGTTTATATCCGGGATCGGGTGTAACTGGCTGGTAGCTCTCGCGGTATGGCTGTCTTATGCATCAGATACGATGAGTGGCAAGGTACTGGGTATTTGGTTCCCAACGATGGCCTTTGTGGCTATTGGATTCCAGCACGTTGTCGCCAACATGTTTCTGATTCCTGCGGCGATCTTTGAAGGGCATTATTCATGGGGGCAATACATCATGAATTTTATTCCGGTATGGCTCGGCAACCTGACGGGAGGGGCGCTGTTTGTGGCGGCTGCCTACTGGATGGTGTACCTGCGCAAGCTTGAGCCGGATGTGAAGCCGGAGATGGCAATGGCGGCGGCTCAGTCTGTGGAGACGGAAGCCAGACCCATGTGGAGCAAGCAGGCGTAG
- a CDS encoding FAD-dependent oxidoreductase, giving the protein MKIAVIGCTHAGTAAIVNTAKLYPDATITVYERNDNISFLSCGIALYVGGVVKDPDGLFYSSPDQLAELGVVTKMLHEVTAVDTEGHTLQAKNLKTGEEFEDTFDKLIVTTGSWPVVPKLEGIELDNILLCKNYNHSNTIIEKAKDAQRITVVGAGYIGIELVEAFQMNGKEVTLIDSVDRILNKYLDPEFTDAIEDTLTGHGIKLALGQTVQKFTGENGKVNKVITSKGEFETDLVILCIGFRPNTELLKGQVDMLPNGAIIVDKYMQTSQKDVFAAGDSCAIHYNPTGKAAYIPLATNAVRMGTLVARNLVRPTTPYMGTQGTSGIKIYEQNIAGTGLTETSAADEGLVVEAVTLEDAYRPEFMPTAEKLLLKVIYEQATRRIVGAQVMSQADLTQSINTISVCIQNNMTVDELAFIDFFFQPHYNKPWNFLNSAGLQALPPVEVKTPAMV; this is encoded by the coding sequence ATGAAAATTGCAGTTATCGGATGTACCCACGCAGGAACCGCAGCCATCGTTAACACCGCCAAATTGTACCCGGATGCTACGATCACGGTGTATGAGCGCAATGACAATATCTCCTTTTTATCATGCGGCATTGCGCTTTATGTGGGTGGTGTGGTGAAAGACCCGGACGGACTGTTCTACTCTTCCCCAGATCAACTGGCGGAGCTCGGTGTCGTTACCAAAATGCTGCATGAAGTAACGGCAGTCGATACCGAGGGCCATACACTTCAGGCTAAAAACCTGAAAACCGGGGAAGAATTTGAAGATACGTTCGATAAGCTGATCGTGACAACGGGTTCATGGCCTGTCGTTCCGAAGCTGGAAGGCATTGAGCTGGACAACATTTTACTTTGTAAAAACTACAATCATTCCAACACGATCATTGAAAAAGCGAAGGATGCCCAACGCATTACCGTGGTTGGAGCAGGATACATCGGCATCGAGCTGGTAGAGGCTTTCCAGATGAATGGGAAGGAAGTTACGCTGATTGACAGTGTGGATCGGATTTTGAACAAATATCTCGATCCCGAGTTCACAGATGCTATTGAAGATACGTTGACTGGACACGGCATCAAGCTGGCGCTGGGTCAAACGGTACAGAAGTTTACCGGGGAAAATGGCAAAGTGAACAAGGTCATTACATCCAAGGGTGAGTTCGAAACGGACCTCGTTATTTTGTGCATTGGTTTCCGTCCAAATACAGAACTGCTCAAAGGCCAGGTGGATATGCTGCCGAACGGCGCAATCATCGTGGATAAATATATGCAAACCAGCCAAAAAGACGTCTTCGCTGCGGGAGACAGCTGTGCAATCCATTACAATCCAACCGGTAAGGCAGCGTACATTCCACTGGCAACCAATGCAGTGCGGATGGGTACACTCGTAGCGCGAAACCTGGTTCGTCCGACGACACCGTACATGGGTACACAAGGCACATCAGGGATTAAAATTTATGAGCAAAATATTGCAGGTACTGGTCTGACAGAAACATCTGCTGCGGACGAGGGTCTGGTGGTTGAAGCTGTAACGCTTGAAGATGCTTACCGTCCAGAGTTCATGCCAACAGCAGAGAAACTGCTGCTCAAAGTGATCTATGAACAGGCTACACGCCGCATTGTAGGTGCACAGGTCATGTCGCAGGCTGATCTGACACAGTCGATCAATACGATTTCTGTCTGCATCCAGAACAACATGACGGTAGATGAACTGGCCTTCATCGACTTTTTCTTCCAGCCACACTACAACAAACCGTGGAACTTCCTGAACTCGGCTGGTCTTCAGGCGTTGCCTCCAGTGGAAGTGAAAACACCAGCGATGGTGTAA
- a CDS encoding glutathione peroxidase, protein MSVYSYQAVTTANQEVPLDLYQGKVLVIANTASKCGLTPQYGELQKLYDRYRDQGLVVLGFPCNQFGGQEPGSSEEAESFCQINYGVNFPVFAKVDVNGEDAHPLFKYLREQQPGVGEDNSIQWNFTKFLVNREGEVVGRVEPKESPEDMTAEIEKLLGV, encoded by the coding sequence ATGTCCGTATATTCGTATCAGGCGGTAACGACCGCAAATCAGGAAGTACCACTCGATCTGTATCAAGGCAAAGTATTGGTGATCGCCAATACTGCCAGCAAGTGTGGACTGACTCCACAATACGGTGAATTGCAGAAGCTCTATGATCGCTATCGTGATCAAGGTTTGGTTGTACTGGGTTTTCCTTGTAACCAGTTTGGCGGCCAGGAGCCGGGGTCCAGTGAGGAAGCTGAATCATTCTGCCAAATCAACTATGGCGTTAATTTCCCCGTATTTGCCAAGGTCGACGTAAATGGTGAAGATGCTCATCCTTTGTTCAAGTATTTGCGTGAGCAGCAACCTGGTGTTGGTGAAGACAACAGCATCCAATGGAATTTCACCAAGTTTCTTGTGAATCGCGAAGGAGAAGTTGTAGGACGTGTTGAACCGAAAGAATCCCCAGAGGACATGACCGCAGAGATTGAAAAGCTGCTTGGTGTATAA
- a CDS encoding ferric iron reductase, which produces MGEINYTWLQQYGRITTTAPIDEPVFGIPLTALRHPEKAKLMLEAYNEHLRADSLRSAAVYFMHSVRGLMIGVHYMTALCDTRLDLTLDNVILQLEVEDGRPAIGFQLNNVTEQSHPNLVAGPDAVPSSWRNDVLTAYYGEQLRPLIEGVAVAGGANTGQMWAQLASMLRWFKTTALQMNLKETEREAVVQGYEHVITMSPEILGLKKNLLAFKPVEIDNPHQPGETMLMKPVCCLHHQVYGGQDYCYSCPKLTKAERQERYDAILAAKSR; this is translated from the coding sequence ATGGGAGAAATCAACTACACCTGGTTACAGCAGTACGGACGAATCACAACAACCGCACCGATAGACGAACCAGTCTTTGGCATACCTTTGACAGCATTAAGACATCCCGAGAAGGCAAAGCTTATGCTGGAGGCCTATAATGAGCATCTTCGGGCTGATTCTCTTCGCTCGGCTGCTGTTTATTTCATGCATTCGGTTCGTGGCCTGATGATTGGGGTTCACTACATGACGGCTCTATGTGACACACGGCTCGATCTTACGCTAGATAATGTTATTTTGCAGTTGGAGGTAGAGGATGGCCGTCCGGCGATTGGTTTTCAACTGAACAATGTAACCGAGCAATCACATCCGAATCTGGTGGCAGGACCTGATGCCGTTCCATCCTCCTGGCGTAATGATGTATTGACAGCATATTACGGCGAGCAGCTGCGCCCGCTGATTGAAGGGGTGGCTGTTGCTGGAGGAGCGAATACGGGTCAAATGTGGGCACAACTTGCATCCATGCTGAGATGGTTCAAAACGACAGCGTTACAGATGAATCTGAAAGAGACGGAACGTGAAGCGGTTGTACAAGGGTATGAGCATGTAATTACCATGTCTCCCGAGATCTTGGGTCTGAAAAAGAACCTGCTAGCCTTTAAACCGGTAGAGATTGATAACCCGCATCAACCTGGAGAAACGATGCTGATGAAACCTGTCTGTTGTTTACACCATCAGGTATATGGCGGTCAGGACTATTGCTATAGCTGCCCCAAACTGACCAAGGCAGAGCGGCAAGAGCGATATGATGCTATTTTGGCTGCGAAGTCACGCTAA
- a CDS encoding ABC transporter ATP-binding protein has protein sequence MFRLETSKLDIAYEERLIVDNLNIQIPQGKITALVGANGSGKSTILKTMARIMNPKAGSVLLDGKSIHKQSTREVAKQLAILPQNPTAPEGLTVTELVSYGRFPYQKGFGSMRAEDKRMIEWAIEVTGMTEFHDRPIDQLSGGQRQRAWIAMALAQETDILFLDEPTTFLDMAHQLEVLQLLEQLNATANRTIVMVVHDLNHASRYAHHMIGIKKGKAIATGSPAEVMNSDVLREVFNIEADIVIDPRSGVPLCLPYALAGQRQPSASPEQMVMNSAMVHAGGRTEQRVLHAT, from the coding sequence ATGTTTCGTCTGGAGACGTCCAAGCTGGATATCGCTTATGAGGAAAGACTGATTGTTGATAATCTGAATATTCAAATTCCCCAAGGAAAAATTACAGCACTTGTTGGAGCCAATGGTTCAGGAAAGTCTACCATTCTGAAAACCATGGCACGGATCATGAATCCAAAAGCAGGTAGTGTGTTGCTCGACGGGAAATCCATTCATAAGCAGTCCACGCGTGAAGTTGCCAAGCAGCTTGCGATTTTGCCACAGAATCCAACAGCTCCCGAAGGACTTACCGTAACTGAGCTGGTATCCTACGGACGGTTCCCTTATCAAAAAGGCTTTGGTTCGATGCGTGCTGAAGACAAACGCATGATTGAATGGGCAATCGAAGTGACAGGCATGACGGAATTCCATGATCGTCCAATCGATCAGCTGTCCGGTGGACAGCGTCAACGTGCCTGGATTGCCATGGCACTTGCACAGGAGACAGATATTCTGTTCCTGGACGAGCCGACAACGTTCCTCGATATGGCTCACCAGCTTGAAGTGCTGCAATTGCTGGAGCAGCTGAATGCCACAGCAAACCGTACGATCGTTATGGTTGTGCATGACTTGAACCATGCTTCCCGTTATGCGCATCACATGATTGGGATCAAGAAAGGTAAAGCCATCGCTACAGGTTCACCCGCAGAGGTTATGAACTCCGATGTGCTTCGCGAAGTATTCAACATTGAGGCGGATATCGTGATTGATCCGCGTTCCGGTGTACCGCTCTGCTTGCCTTACGCCCTTGCGGGTCAACGCCAACCGTCTGCATCTCCAGAACAAATGGTCATGAACAGTGCAATGGTTCATGCTGGCGGACGGACAGAGCAGCGTGTTCTTCACGCGACCTGA